The genomic DNA ttatagGTACACATGAAAGGGATCTAAGATATAATGGGAAGTAAGAATAGGTATGCCTAGCCTAAATGCAATGCATACATTGTttcattatgtgtgtgtgtgtgcaggcatgTGTGTGTCTGCCTATGGAATACACTATCTATTTGGGCCACTGGATTAAGCACGAGCGTTTCAGCTTTGATactctcatctctaaaatggcgaaaatatcttttaaagtcATTTCCCAGAATTACAGGGTAGATGAGTTAGTGATTAAagcactttgaaaatgaaatattatcaATGCAAATTAACATCATTAAGCATTCTTATTCATTGTATGtgcttttataaagaaaagcTTAATAAACTCAACacattcaaaaaagaaagtaaccttttctgattttttaatagttttgaaaatgtttcaaaaggtttgccatttAATCAGGTCACAAAGCTCTGGGGGAAGTGTCATCTTTGAGGATAAGACTAAATATGTTCTTAGCAATAAATAACacctctcaatttttttaaagtcaacaaGGTAGTTCTgagggaaaataattatttctcttctttatcCTTTAAAACTTAGTTTAATCTCATTTTCAGTAAGATTCTCATTCTGTACTTTTAAACCCAAGGTACTTTTCTGATCATAAAAAAGATAACATGTTTATACATTATTAGGAACTCAGAGGATCTTGGGGTAGAACATTTATTTCATGAAACACTCAAAAGTTTAGGTCAGtgggaaataattttaattaaggaATTGTACATTTTCTTCCCACACGTCTTGCTTGGTATTAGGAAATGACGTTGTGATCCATTTCACTacaatattacaaaatatttacaagaaaatattaaaaataaacacaaaaggcAAGATGGAGTAAAAGAAACTGtttcctccccccaaaaatcTCTACTCCAGAGCCCACAGCACACAAGAGAATCAAAAACAAATATGCCCCAGATCACAAGTTCCAAAGGATTGGAGGGGAAGAAATGGGACGAAAGTGGTGGTATGAAAGGGAATGGACGTTTGCAGCAGGACTGCTTCAGTAACCAACCTAGCCTGAGTGAAATACCCTCTTGTATGCAGTGAATCCCAAACAAGGCTAACCTTTTAAGATATTCCTTCAactgaaattagaaaataccCTGACAATAAAAGTAGCTCTTTTGCCTAAGTTTCCTAAGAGCCTCTTTTTCCACGAACCAATGATATGAACAGAAGTGTGTTCGGGCATCAAAAGTTGTCACAGCAgcccttccatttctttcataaaaGCTTCATATACATCATCCTTAGTTTGTACTGAGACGGGAACAGTTGGACCAGATTTGGGGGCTGCTTTGGCAAGAGGCACAGCAGAATCATCCTCTGACTTTCTCTGGGGAGCAGCAGTAGCCCCTTTATTCTCCCGACGGACCCTCAGTGCGGTGGGCACGAATCGAGTAATCTCTGCCTTGGGATTAGTGATTTGTGGCTTGGCACTGATGGTTGCTGTGGCTTTCTTCTCAATGGTGGCTGCACTGGTGTCATCCGCCTTGGGTCGCTGAATCAAATTGGGTGGAGCACTTAATACTCCTGGGTTTGGCAAGGGAGCCGGTGGGAAAAGCCCAGGTGGGGCAGGTCCGAGTGGAGGCACCAAAGGTGGGCGCATCATGCCAGGACGAGGTGGAGGGATACCTAAATGAAGGAGAAAACAGGCTGATGAACACGACAGGaactaataaaatataactgCGACTAAGGTGTTAAAAACAGGctgacaacttttaaaaaaatggaaaatttacataaaataagctGAAATCATGCTTACTATTTGAAACTTGAATATATTCTGATAGTaaggaatttatttattataaaacaatattcACCTTTAGtctgtattttatacttatagTAGTGCTTTCTTCTCTTAACAATGtactactttaaaatataaagtaaaactgAAAACACCAACTAGtttcaaatatgattttaaaatagttaaatttcAAATTTGACAGTTCAAGAGTCTATTCTAGCTGTATAGTGCAGACAAAGTTGGGGTTTGATCTCCACACCACTCCTCTACCCGAAATGGTAACTCCATGAGTGGGAAATAAAATACTGTAACTGATCACAATATGTCACCATTCCTGGAAAAGAATTGAAATTCCATTGACGGTTCAGACATACCATCAACATTTTACCAAAAATAGCAGGTTTAATTTTCTTCAGTTGCCATTTTTATGAATGAATATTAAGTACCAATTTTTGTCAAATCTAAGATGCTACAGCTTATGCAAACTCATAAATATTCCATATACAActaagagaggggaaaaaaatgtccaAGCTGGGGGCTTAAAAGACCTTCATATTAAACTGGGACGGTCAGTGCCATAAACCAAAATTACACTTGCCACACATAGTAACACAGGAAATGCATATCTAGCACTGATACTGGGttgagaaaaaaaacaccaccaccctTGTGATTTTGAACTTCAAGTGGGTACTGATGTAGATGTATGGAGTCACTTCAATTATAAATGAAGAACTAAAACTCAAATGGAGAGTTTAATCCAAAGTGGTCTCTGGCTGCAGAGTCCCTCAAGTGACAGGCAGAAGTGATGCAAATCCTCTATGAAAGAACTCAAGTTCAACCCAGGATAATAGCAATTAAAATCACCATTTTAAGATACCCCTTCATTTCAGGTTATTGAAATGTGAAAATATGTCCTAGAGCAAATAAAATATAccgagtggggcaaaagtaggttcacggTTGGTTGAACagaaaatgatacaataattaataatactacaagaataaactgtgatTGCATatcacaactgtagacctacttttgccccaccctgtacagtAGACAAGTGTTCACTCTGGAAATCAAAAGCTTTACCTGGAGGTGCAGGGGGAGGTAGCCTTGGTGGGGGTCCCCGAGGAGGAGGGCCAGGAGGCAGACCTGGAGGCGGACCTGGAGGAGGGCCAGGGGGTCGGCCTGGTGGTGGTCCTGGAGGTAAAAGTCGGGGTAAAGGCCCTCGGAGTCCTGGCATTCCAGGTGGTCTCAGGAACGGAGGAGCTcctgaaaagataaaaataaattcatgtcaAACAAATATATATCAAGCAGTAACCATGATATAAATAAAGGTAACTCAAATGTGGTATGATTTATCACTTTAACCTGAAATCAGGTAACTTCAAAAACTGATTGAAATGTGTGGAAGCAgaattcatccaacaaatatctGAGCACCAGAGACAGGGTACTGAATTTCTTTCGGATCACCTCTTTATTTCCCAGCACTGACTAAAAGGATACGCAATCACAGCTCTGTTGGGCTGGAAATATATGAAGGtgagaagaatttttaaatggttCCAACATGAGCTGAAAATGGACTATAAAGTAAAGTGCTTTAATGACCTCCTGAAACTCATTAAGATAAAGACAAGGACCACTGAGAATGACATAAGATAGGTCATTTTGCTTTGGACCATAGGAAAAAGATGAACTCAATTGAAGAAAACTTAATTGGCTGTAGAGAAGGAATAAAATCACGAAAAGCCAAGAAGTTCTATACGTTGTTTCATAttgtaaataaactttttatatttttaagccaAAGACCTGGTTAACACTTTCGTCTCTAACTATAAAGATTACACTGACATCCAATAATCCCCAAACCAAAGGATATAAGATAATATTTACTGTGTTCTAGTACCACTGGCTAACAATTTTAAATGGGGTCAACTTGTCATATTAAAAAGTAGTATTATTATcacttcttggccttttggctaagatcaagtgttaAAAAGTAGTATTAAATAAACTCTTGGTTAAATACTCCAGATTCTGCCTGCTAGAATCAGAACTAAAGAATGATGAAAAAGGAAGATCTTGGGAGAAAAAGATGGGTATCAGGAAAACTAAGTTGCAAACAATGCTGGAAGAATAAACCAGTTGCACTTATCTATCCTTTGAGAATCCTTGATTTCTTAAGGAATTGCGCTAGGATAAACAAGAAAACATCAATactaatgatatattttttggAGTAACTTCACTCTAACCACATGTGGACTTAATTATTTACTCATAATATGGAAATGCTTACCTGGAGGTGGTCCAGGAGGAAGGCCCGTAGGTGGTCCAGGTGGCCGTAAAGGTGGAGCAGGAGGAGGACCAAGAGGAGGTGGTCCTGGCATGGGAGGTGCTTGTATCTGAGAAGGGGGAACAGACTGTGGGGGAGCTTGCTGCTGTGAAGAAGCAGATGTGCCATCAGAAAGAGATTCTTCTTTATGCTGCTTTTGTGACTGCTTTTCTGCTTCAGAATCATCAGAATCACCTTCATCATCGTCCTCTGAAAATTCCTCTACTTCTCGTCCCTCCTCAGGGATTTCCTGAcctgaaagaaattttaaacCAGGTACATGGAGTTGACTAATTTTTTACAGCCTGTAAAAGAGTGATGCTTGAAGacatatgctcaataaatgctttctTAAAATTTACAACCAAAATAGGCTTCTTCAATAAAATACCTAAGATGTGGAAGAATCAAGTGGCATTCTACTCTTCTGTGCTGGTGCAGCATAGTGGAGCAGGCTTTAGAACAAGACAGACCTGGATTTAAATGCCAGTTcaaccacttactagctgtgtgtaACTTTGGGCACCTTAATGTCTCCAAACCTTAccttttgtaaaatgaggatttgTTACTTATTTCAGGGTGGATGGGATACTAATTGGGAAAACATATGTAAAGAAACTGGCATGAGGAAATACCAAAAGGTGATTCACTATTTCCCTACCTTACCTGCCATTCGAAGCATCATGGCTTGAAGAGGAGTCAGCTCCTtaatgttcttcttcttcttcctggaTTTCCCAGGCATATCTGCAAATCGTACACTCAGACCTAAGGtgccagaggagggagagaaagaggggtgaATTGGCATCAACAAAATTCAGTAAATGCTTACTAAATAACATATGCCTTAAATTACTAGACACAAATGCTGCCTGTAAATTTCCTGTAAAACTTTGCAGAAGATAAGCACAGATAGAGAGAGCCATATTAAAGGTAGTATATAAAGTGCCAACTGCTGGTAAATACATGCTATAGTGatttaaaagtgattttaaaaaaaaacacacaacttcaATAATACTAATAACATCTTTATGCCAATAAAATTGAACACCCAGATAAAAATAGacaatttttaagaatataagttACTAAAATTGGTAAAAGAAGTGGTATGACCagactaaataaaaatgaaatggtaGTCCAAGATTTACTCACTAAAAGGCACCTGGCTAAAATGATATTTACAAAGAAATTCACCAAACATTACGTTACAAAAATTTCCTGTAAAAGGGCACAGGAAAGGATGGAATGCTATCCAGAACTCATGAAACTAGCATAATACTAAATGATATCAAAATGATATAATAAATGATACCAAAACTAATAACTAGCCAacataaaatataagcaaattgaatgacagtttaaaaaagaaaaagaaattgtaaaCCCATAAGACTGGTCCCAGAAATGCAAGATGGTTTAACATCACAAAGCTATAATGTAAATCTTTTGCCTTTTACCCTAGACAAGCCATAATGCAGTTCATTACAATAAAAAACGTAACATTCTGACAGAtgcttaaaaagtatttattatagTTCTTAGAAAACTAGATCTAGAAGGAACTTCTTAACTGACAAAAAAGCTATTCACTAGACACTTTTCAATGTCATATGAAATGATGCAGTATTAGGAGCATTCTTGGTAAACATTTACAAAAGGATAGGAGTTCCATGCGGGCGGGCTTTAGTTTTGTTTACACCACATCCTTAGTGTCTGCAAAAATGCCTTGCATATAGTAAAAACTCAGTAATTATCTGAATGAATGCACTGATCACCAAGTGTGCAGTGATAAGTACATGTTAAAAAAACCAGTTgtcagaaagaggaaaataaggcAAAGATCACAAGGTCCCAGAAGAAATGGAAGCCGCTGtggctctaaggcagtggttctcaaccttcctaatgccgcgaccctttaatacagttcctcatgttgtgactcccaaccataaaattattttcgtcgctacttcataactgtaattttgctactgttatgattcgtaatgtaaatatctgatatgcaggatgtattttcattgttacaaatttaacataattaaagcacagtgattaatcacaaaaacaatatgtaattatatatgtgttttctgatggtcttaggagacccctgtgaaagggtcattcgacccccaaagggttcgcgacccacaggttgagaaccgctgctctaagggcttTCTACTTTCTAGTACTAGCTCCATAGTAAGGGTGCTCCATAATTTTTCATTACCAGTTCTCTCTATCCACCCTTTTAAACTAGCTTTTTCATTTGCAACCATAATTcgtaagaaacagaaaaaattgtCATCATTATAAATACTAATATTGGTAGTcttattaaaacataaatacaGAAGTGTAGGCtacaaaaataattccaaaagaaGCTCTAAGACTACTGGGGTGTGATgcattatacattttataatgcTCAGAACCTATAACAATGGTTGAATTTTTCTTGATGAATgtcagttactttttaaaatcacaccTAACTCAGTCTGAATTTATAATAATCAAACACATAACATACATTATGGATATAACCTGTTTCCATTAAATCATAACTCCACTCAAAGGCCTATTTGTATAATTATGGTTCTGGTAATATACCATGATCACACATAATATAAAGGGCTTCAAATGTAGATATTTAAATAGacttaatagaaaacaaaaatgtgcaTGTGGTTTTCCCAATATAGTTATGtggtttttctcctttctttcctgtaCATGCCCATGAGTACATCTTTATGCTGTTGAATAGCTATTATCTTTTCCCCCAAAAGTGAACTTTATTACatagacatttttattatatacacgGCTTAATTGTTTTTACATCCATTAGTACTTAATATGTGTCAAGAACTTTGAGATAGCTGAGATATAAAGAATACAGCTATGATCCTTCCTTGCAAGGAGCTCACAATTATTTCCACAGATAAATTAATAAATCAGGACCTTCGGTCTGTGTCCTGATTATTGATCAATACCATGGAACTTTCATCTGCACatacctgattttttttcttcattgttatttctttcattatcatctcggtgcacaaattcatctCCATCACTTTCTCCGTCTGATCTGTCAGTGTCGCTATCATCAGTACTGTCATCATGCTTATCTTGATCCATGTCCTCAGGATAGCCATCATCTTCACTGGTGCTGGAAACATCATCATCATGACCCCGTTGAGCTGAAAAGGGAGGAGGGAACAGGGAGCAAGTACTATGTCTGGATCCTCCTTTACTTGATACTCCAAAACACAGAAAATTATGCTCATTATGTAAcacataattgttttaaaaatttatgtagaTCTCAGCTATTCAGATAGTCTGACAATATTTTCATTTGGCAATAGTGAAAattcaaatttgaaaataaattacacTTAGAAGgttgtatacatacacatatacacaatcACTGTGACTATACAATAATACTCAGCgcagatgacaaaactgaaagGGAAACAGATAGCTAAGTCTTAGGAATTGGTAGTAAGTGGTATTTCTAAGAATAGCCCAACTTGAAACACAATAAACAGTTCTATGCTGTGTTATGTTTGATGCTTTTACTTGGCTAGATCCTATGATTTATCCATCCTTTAGTATATATATGGTATCCTTATTTATTTCCCAAATTCTGAGGGTGGTGAACAAGATGTGAAACGGggccaacaacaaaaaaatgatagTGGAAAGGCTGTAAGAGCAAAAGGAACATTCACGCCTTACCAAGTTCAGGACTATATAACATGTCTTCATCTCGTTGGCGAGGGGGAAGATCCAGGGCAAAGCCCACTTTACGGCCATACATTTGCAAGACTTGAGGGGGAGGTGGACCAGGGGGCGGACCCGGAGGTTTTCTACCAGGGGGCAAACGTGGAACACCATGcccaagaagaggaagaatagaaACTGCCCTAGTTGGAGGTctgtaaagaaaattttatagGTATCACATTAACAGTGGTATTTACTTCctcttctaaacaatttccaagggactttaaaatttcatttttaatcagTTCAGATGCTGCTTATATTCACATTGTCTTTTATTTCCTGCTGCATTAATTTtggctctagatcagcggttctcaacctgtgggtcgcgacccctttggcggtcgaacgaccctttcacaggggtcgcctaagaccatcctgaatatcagatatttacattaggattcataacagtagcaaaattacagttatgaagtaacaacgaaaataattttatggttgggtcataacatgaggaactgtatttaaagggccagatggttgagaaccactgctctagatagtcCAGAGGTGCTTTTAATACATGCAATTTGATTATGCTACAACTTACCCATAGGCTGAGGTCTTCTTAAGGATGGAGGGTGGCTGGGCACCAGGAAGTGGAATGTCCTGGATCAAGATGTTGGAAGGAGCATGAGGCATATCTGGCAAAGGGATACTATCCACTTCCACATGCTGAGCATTCTGCAACAGAGAGAATCTGTTAGTTGAAGGGTAAGAGTAATCCACAAACTCGACACTAAAAATTCAGTGTCAGCTGAATAACTTGGGATTTGCTTTTCACCTAACAGAAATGTCACAGGATAATAACAGTCCTAATCAATATTTCCAGTCTGTCAATAAGTTGAAAAAAATCTATCTCCTCTAAAAGAACCATACCCAATTGTTTTTCTCCCTGTATCAATGAAttctttttggttttggtttgaaATAGCTGCTGTTTAGAGAAGTCCAATTGTCTCAGTGTCTAGTACTAAAGTCACCATATTTAATACTCTGAATGATAAATAACACATATGAATTAACAGTACACTTCCAGTGGCAGAGCTTGGGCTCTAAAATTAGTCTGCCTTTGATGAAGTTCTGTCACGTATTAGCTGCATGACTGAGCAAGTtatcttagttttctttttctgtaaatggGACCCATACTACCTACTTTACAAAAATTATAGCATTTggttttttacaattttattttgagGCAAAATTTACAATGACATTTAAAATTCAATGAGTTCTGACAACGGCATGTTTTCATACTAATTCCCAGTTAATCCCTAGTGCTATCCCAAAACAATTGCCGCTACAATTCATTTCCTGTGTTACAAtatcatacaaatggaatcataacTACAGAAGTttggtatgttttgtttttgatatttaaaaatacccGAGCAATTTCCAGTTTTTGTCTATTACTGTGTTGGCAGATGGATTAATTTTTCTTGTATATGTTCAGTTTGATAAGAAATTGCCAAGAGTAAGAGGTTCAACAATCAATTCTCCCATTAATAGGTTTAAGCGCAAATCTAAATATAACactttagtttctctttcaaaagaaatttaattaCCTTCACAGCATCAAAATATTGGCTAAGTTGAGCCCTTTTCTGTTCATAATCTACTTCTAGCTTTCTCAATTCTTTGTAAGTATCTGGATTCTCTTTTTCATAGAGTCGTAGAATACGTTCAAAGGTTTCACGCAGCTTTTTACGCTTGTCTTTAAGCACCTTCTCATTTAATTGTGGCTGTTGCACTGGGTTAAACTCTGAGAGAAAAGAGCAGATTATGGAATTAAACTCAAAAAGGTCACTTCATTTAGGTTGTcaaatgatttaataaaaaaactttatggtaacatttttaaaagagagctAGGCACCAGATATATTCTACAATTTCTAAAGAACTGCAATAGGTACTTGTGAAAATTACACCTTTTAAAGAGGGCCATTTATTGTATTTTCCTAAGAAATGTCACCTAATTAATTTCCATCATCActataataaaaatcaattttcacTCCTCTATGCTAATGACTTGATATAGGTAAGTGTCAGCCAGAGAGACCTATATCCCTGGCTCTGTCATTTAATTCTGAGATCTTGGGCACTTTCGTGTCTGGCTCATCACTTAACTATGGTGTTCTTTGTCTCGCTGCCATATAACCTTCTCTTCCCAAGTCTGCCTGGTCAGTCAGACCTGCCCCCCTCCATCACCCTTGCCAGTGACTGACTCAGAGATCAAATGGTACACCATCCAAACTGGGGCCAGATCCCTGTCTGAGGTTTAAAATGCAGATGTGGGAGAGAGAAGCTTTCACAAGCAGAGATGAGATGAAATAAACCTAGAGCTATCTGTGTGTGGCCTTGTCCCCCAACCACCATTCATTTCCCATACTTATTCTACTTTCCACCCCAAGAAATTCATTAGCAGTATTCTGAATAAAGATAACATACAAAAGACCAGAGAGGGACGAATAGGCTTGATAATGATATCTGGGTTTTTGAGGTCAGCAGCCCCCAGGGATTTCCAAATTATGGGAGTCaatgtataatttcttttttctgattAAATTAGTTTGTACTGAGTTTTCTAAATTGTAATTAGAGTGCTGATATAGTGttcccttctcccttttccttaaAGAATAACAAGTTTAATTATCTTCTTCCCTAAATCTCATTAACTATTAACCTTGTCAATTTATTCAAAACCAGAGGGTATTGTCTTACACCATAGTATTCCTGGTGCGATTAAACTTCTTAAATCAATGCAGGATCATTTAATAGGTAATATCCTAATACTGGGAGGACAGCATTTGTCCTTACTGGAATTTAGACCAGAGGCAACAAGTGGATCAGTTACAACTGAACTGGGAAAGATTTGGCATCATGCAGCCTGGCCCAGAACTCTTGCCCAGGTTAGTGCACAGGCTCTGCCAAATTACTTTAGAATGCTTGTAATACTGCATGCACATAAAGCTGGATTTTTTTGGGACCCCCATTTAATGCATCGTCAAGGAGATCCACTGCAATTCTTTAACTTACTGTTTTTGGGCAAACACTGAAATATTTTGGGTACCTTTGTAAACAAAACTTATAAAGATCACTTTAATATGTAATTAAAAAGTGGCAgaggaagaagagtggcaaaaaCCCGACAGCTGAAAAGCACAAAGGAGTTGACTAATTTTGCATGTTGGGAAacttctattaaaaaaagaaaaattaaaaatcccatgttctaatattaagaaaataagtatttgttattGGAATAAATTTCCAGTGGCAGAATCACACATGATTCTCTATCTACCTTAGATGCAAggaaagataacatctaggtACCTCATGTGATTCCAGTTATGACAAAGCAGTGATAATGAAGATTCCTATAGAGactgaataaaaatatgaaatgtgaaaaaaaaggGGAGGGACCCCAATATGGTAATTGATATTAAGTATTTGATGATTTCTGCTACATCCTTACTAAGTAGTCAAGTATCTATGAATCATCTCATTGGAAAAAATGGGAAACTGATATACTCATGGGGCCTAATAGATTTACTCGGTAACTGtgtcaaaattaaaaaacaaaacaagacaaacatAAAACCCCAAGGTGATTTCAGAAGCCAGATTTCTGTCTTCTCTCAAAAACAATGAGCTGGCCAAGTGGGTGTTTATTACCTCGTAACAATAAGCGCAAGCTAAATAATGGCTTCCCTCTTATTCCAGGTGATATCTTCAGTTTACAATTAACTCCCCACCAGCCCATTTTGTTGTTGTGATATTGAAACCAAATTCAAAGGTCAGATGCCACCATGCTTTAGTTTTCCTTATGCCTGCTCTGCTTCACTCATTATCTGCTTGCCTGCCTTTGTGTATCAGACTGCTATTCCTGCCATAAAATCTAGCCCTTTAATAATTTCTTACCCATTTCATCCAATTTCTCCATGTCCCGGATAATTTGTTTGGGATCCTTCATCTTCAAAACTGCAGCTCGTACCATCATGCGCTGTTTTTTGTTCTTAGGAAAAGGAAAGAGCAGTATGTCAAGAAGCTGGACACTCATGAGTTTTTATTTCAATCTGctttaagaatctatttaaacTGGGATTGAACTTCTTGGTTTCTGATCTGGTTTCAACCACCAGAAACAGAACTATGTAACTTTTTACTCTaaagaaatgtttcaaatttAGACAAAGAGGTAAATAATTGTTATGTATTAGATGTGCTTTCTGAGGCAAGTATTTGTGAGACCTAAAGCagtcacttaaaatattttagattttaatttaataaacaaagGTTTCAGCTACATTCTAAAATTATATACCAGCAAAGTTTTGCAGGATTTTAATGCTAAACAATGCAACAAGAATACACAATTGAAACCAATTAAAATCTTAACATTTTCTCAACATGCTAACGCAGGATACTAACAAGTAAATCCTTCCTTATTCTGGGAAGCACTTTGTCACAAACTCATCATCTACAAAACCAGGAAAATGAACAATTCAGcatcacatttattttcattcactAGTTCAGTAGCTATTAACAaactagtatattataataacTAACAAAGAAGTTACTTTC from Myotis daubentonii chromosome 2, mMyoDau2.1, whole genome shotgun sequence includes the following:
- the WBP11 gene encoding WW domain-binding protein 11 isoform X1, whose product is MGRRSTSSTKSGKFMNPTDQARKEARKRELKKNKKQRMMVRAAVLKMKDPKQIIRDMEKLDEMEFNPVQQPQLNEKVLKDKRKKLRETFERILRLYEKENPDTYKELRKLEVDYEQKRAQLSQYFDAVKNAQHVEVDSIPLPDMPHAPSNILIQDIPLPGAQPPSILKKTSAYGPPTRAVSILPLLGHGVPRLPPGRKPPGPPPGPPPPQVLQMYGRKVGFALDLPPRQRDEDMLYSPELAQRGHDDDVSSTSEDDGYPEDMDQDKHDDSTDDSDTDRSDGESDGDEFVHRDDNERNNNEEKKSGLSVRFADMPGKSRKKKKNIKELTPLQAMMLRMAGQEIPEEGREVEEFSEDDDEGDSDDSEAEKQSQKQHKEESLSDGTSASSQQQAPPQSVPPSQIQAPPMPGPPPLGPPPAPPLRPPGPPTGLPPGPPPGAPPFLRPPGMPGLRGPLPRLLPPGPPPGRPPGPPPGPPPGLPPGPPPRGPPPRLPPPAPPGIPPPRPGMMRPPLVPPLGPAPPGLFPPAPLPNPGVLSAPPNLIQRPKADDTSAATIEKKATATISAKPQITNPKAEITRFVPTALRVRRENKGATAAPQRKSEDDSAVPLAKAAPKSGPTVPVSVQTKDDVYEAFMKEMEGLL
- the WBP11 gene encoding WW domain-binding protein 11 isoform X2, translating into MMVRAAVLKMKDPKQIIRDMEKLDEMEFNPVQQPQLNEKVLKDKRKKLRETFERILRLYEKENPDTYKELRKLEVDYEQKRAQLSQYFDAVKNAQHVEVDSIPLPDMPHAPSNILIQDIPLPGAQPPSILKKTSAYGPPTRAVSILPLLGHGVPRLPPGRKPPGPPPGPPPPQVLQMYGRKVGFALDLPPRQRDEDMLYSPELAQRGHDDDVSSTSEDDGYPEDMDQDKHDDSTDDSDTDRSDGESDGDEFVHRDDNERNNNEEKKSGLSVRFADMPGKSRKKKKNIKELTPLQAMMLRMAGQEIPEEGREVEEFSEDDDEGDSDDSEAEKQSQKQHKEESLSDGTSASSQQQAPPQSVPPSQIQAPPMPGPPPLGPPPAPPLRPPGPPTGLPPGPPPGAPPFLRPPGMPGLRGPLPRLLPPGPPPGRPPGPPPGPPPGLPPGPPPRGPPPRLPPPAPPGIPPPRPGMMRPPLVPPLGPAPPGLFPPAPLPNPGVLSAPPNLIQRPKADDTSAATIEKKATATISAKPQITNPKAEITRFVPTALRVRRENKGATAAPQRKSEDDSAVPLAKAAPKSGPTVPVSVQTKDDVYEAFMKEMEGLL